DNA sequence from the Planctomycetota bacterium genome:
AAGGCTAATTAGAATTAGCCCATTTTGGCACAAGAACGTGCCCGATGTGAGTAGGGCGCTAAGCGCCCTCGCCAGAAAAGCGGGCCGTTCCATCGACCCGAGCGATGCTTTGCGGCGAAAATCCGACTCGCCGTACCTGCTTGACGGACTTAACCGCGCTGTACGTTCAACTGGTCGATCACTTCGGTCACGCCGGCGACCCGGCGGCAGCAATGGACGGCCAATTGCCGTTCATAAAACGAGCGGACCAGTCCACGCAGGGTGACACGACCCCCTTCGGCGTCGATGTCGATGCGGCGCAGACCTGGTTCGCTGCGCGTGGCCAGGAACGAGCGAACCCGCCGTTCCAGATCGTGCGTCGTTGCGGTGCTCTCCTCGGGGCTTGACTGCCAGTTTTCGAGCAGCGACTCGCGCGACATGCCAGCATGACCAACATCGGTGCGCAACAAGGAAGAGCGAGGGCTCAATGAGCTTTGCATAAACCGCCTGTATTTGGAGGGAGGGACGCGAACCGGAGGGGACTACGAGCGAAAGAGCCTCGTAGTTCACTATTGATTGTCCGGATAGCGCGAGTTTTTTCAAGTTAGAAAGGCGCTCGTTTGCTGTCACCAACAGATCATGTTGTGAGGCCACGGTGTGCATTTGCGAGCGATGTCGCACAATGAACGACAAATTGGGCAAATGGCGAAGTCAAGCTGGAACACACCGGTAAACGAATCCGCCGCGAAGTAGCGCGTTGCGTGCAGGCATCGCGGTGTCAGCACCAATTCGATCTTGCGAGAGAGAGCCCCTTGACATACAAGCATGCCCCCATCCCTTGCGCGTCGATCGGCGCATCTTTGCCCGCGGAGGTTTACCGTGATTCGCATGTTGGCCGGCTGCTTGTTGCTGACCCTCGTTTTGATTGTTGCCGCGTCCACGGTCGCGACTCCTCCGCCGGCGAACACCGCTGGCGGCGTGACCGACCTGACCTTGCAAGAACAGTTGGAAAAAGGGCTCCGAGCACGTCGCCCGGTTGAGTTTCAATACATCGCCCAGATCGTGGCCCAGGTCGAGGCCGGCACATTGCCGCGCGAACTGATCGACACCACGTTTATCGCTGCTCGCAAGCGGCCTCGCCACCAATTGCAGTACTTCCAGTTTATCCTGCAGTCCCGCGCCCGCGCGCTGGGGTATTCGACCCCCGACCTGAGCGCCCAGATGGCGACCGTCACGCCGTAATCTGGCGAGACCAGTCACCTCTTTCCCTCGTGGGCGCGGCAAACTATCCTCGGACCTGAATGGTGGTCGGTTCGATACATTTGCGCGTCATGCCGAGGATTCTCGTTTGCGAACGCTGGGAGTAATTGTCGCTTTGCTGGTTGCCTGCTGTTGTCTGGCAGGCTGCGCCGACCGACCGCGCGAGCAGTCATTGGCCGAGCAAATGGAGGTTGTTCGCGCCGGGCAATCGTCGTCAATCACGCTATCGAAGCGCCCCGTGAATGACACTGAGCTCGGGGCGATCGCCGAATTGCCGCGCCTGCGGACGTTGCAACTCGACCACGACCATCAATCGTTCACGGCAACTGGCTTGACCGAGCTGGTTAAGCTACCCGAGCTGCAACATTTGCGCTTACGCGGTGCCAAGGTCGATGGCGAAATGCTGCGGCCGATTCTTCAGTTCAAGCACTTGCAGATTCTGAACCTGCCGCAAGCCGACTTGAGTGACGCGGAGTTCGGCCAGCTCGCGACTCTACCCGAGTTGGTCCAATTGCGAATCAGCAGTCCGCGCTTGACGCCTG
Encoded proteins:
- a CDS encoding BON domain-containing protein gives rise to the protein MSRESLLENWQSSPEESTATTHDLERRVRSFLATRSEPGLRRIDIDAEGGRVTLRGLVRSFYERQLAVHCCRRVAGVTEVIDQLNVQRG